The Clostridia bacterium genome window below encodes:
- a CDS encoding VWA domain-containing protein codes for MALLFVVGLSAQNAPPSSQVGTQQPAQPPVMSPPVGQSAPVPQGAPAQQRGQMPTGQNQQDQSQQPIAQPRNQPGDTVQVPNQPGRAPDSQEGGVFVFRKQVEEVTLHATVVDDRQRLVTDLNRDAFTVFEDGQPQQITSFRSEDIPVSLGIVIDNSGSMRDKRPAVNQAAINLVRASNPQDQVFVVNFNEEPFLDQDYTADVNLLRESLDKIVSRGGTALYDALVASADHLAKTARLEKKAILVVTDGEDNASRESLEAAVRKLAVDGGPTVYTIGILGGEKEKRARRALRVIAEQTGGVSFFPRDLSEVDAITKQVAHDIRNQYTIGYKPTNPQNRGGYRTVKVEARAGGYKKLQVRTRSGYYAGQERAAAK; via the coding sequence GTGGCACTTCTGTTCGTTGTTGGCCTGAGCGCTCAGAATGCGCCGCCCAGTTCACAGGTCGGCACACAGCAACCGGCTCAGCCGCCGGTCATGAGTCCACCTGTCGGCCAAAGTGCGCCAGTGCCGCAAGGGGCGCCTGCCCAGCAGCGAGGGCAGATGCCCACGGGACAGAACCAGCAGGACCAATCGCAGCAGCCCATTGCTCAGCCACGGAACCAGCCGGGCGACACCGTTCAGGTACCGAACCAGCCCGGGCGTGCGCCTGACTCTCAAGAGGGCGGCGTCTTTGTCTTTCGCAAGCAGGTGGAAGAAGTCACGCTGCATGCAACGGTAGTGGATGACCGGCAACGGCTCGTGACCGATCTGAACAGGGACGCGTTCACGGTATTCGAAGATGGCCAGCCGCAGCAGATCACGTCATTCCGGAGCGAGGATATTCCGGTGTCGCTCGGAATTGTGATCGACAACTCCGGTTCGATGCGCGACAAGCGTCCGGCAGTGAACCAGGCGGCCATCAACCTGGTGAGGGCGAGCAATCCGCAGGACCAGGTGTTCGTGGTGAACTTCAACGAGGAACCGTTTCTTGATCAGGACTACACAGCGGATGTGAACCTGCTACGCGAGTCGCTGGACAAGATTGTTTCCCGCGGAGGCACGGCGCTATACGACGCGCTGGTCGCTTCCGCGGATCACCTGGCGAAAACAGCGCGGCTGGAAAAGAAAGCGATCCTTGTGGTGACGGACGGAGAAGATAATGCGAGCCGGGAATCGCTGGAGGCGGCAGTTCGAAAGCTGGCCGTAGATGGCGGGCCAACCGTCTACACCATCGGTATATTGGGTGGTGAGAAGGAAAAACGTGCGCGCCGCGCATTACGAGTCATCGCCGAGCAGACAGGCGGCGTGTCGTTCTTCCCAAGAGACCTGAGCGAAGTGGATGCGATTACAAAACAGGTGGCGCACGATATTCGTAACCAGTACACGATCGGGTACAAACCTACCAATCCGCAGAACCGTGGTGGATATCGCACGGTGAAAGTGGAAGCGCGCGCGGGCGGCTACAAGAAGCTTCAGGTTCGCACGCGATCCGGCTACTACGCCGGGCAGGAGAGAGCAGCCGCAAAATAA
- the cysK gene encoding cysteine synthase A, protein MKIAEMTTSLQIAEDILDLIGSTPMLHLRKIVPAGAADVYAKLEAFNPGFSVKDRAALGMIRKAEREGQLKPGDTIVEATAGNTGVGLALVGVQRGYKVIFFVPMKFSKEKVMLMEAFGAKVLRTPDEEGMEGAIKRARQLAADSPNHWFAAQFENQGNPDYHYETTGHEIVEQMQGKIDAVVIGAGTGGTFTGVARYIKECCPDALAVCVESEHSVYGGGTPGSHAVEGIGSSFIPKTYDPKLADEVISVTDADAFAMVKELAVMEGVLGGSSAGAAVWASIEVAKRLGPGKRVVTMVADSAERYLSKDIFNFKGK, encoded by the coding sequence ATGAAAATCGCAGAAATGACCACTTCCCTCCAAATTGCTGAAGACATCCTAGACCTGATAGGGTCCACGCCAATGTTGCACCTCCGCAAGATTGTGCCGGCGGGGGCCGCTGACGTTTATGCAAAGCTGGAGGCCTTCAATCCAGGGTTCAGCGTGAAGGACCGCGCCGCCCTTGGGATGATCCGCAAGGCGGAACGCGAAGGACAGTTGAAGCCCGGCGACACGATTGTTGAAGCCACCGCTGGGAATACCGGTGTGGGCCTGGCACTGGTAGGCGTGCAGCGCGGATACAAGGTGATCTTCTTCGTTCCAATGAAGTTCTCTAAGGAGAAGGTGATGCTCATGGAGGCGTTCGGCGCTAAGGTCCTCCGTACGCCGGACGAAGAAGGAATGGAGGGCGCAATCAAGAGAGCCCGCCAACTCGCCGCCGACAGCCCCAATCACTGGTTCGCCGCACAATTCGAAAATCAAGGCAATCCTGACTATCACTACGAGACGACCGGCCATGAGATTGTGGAACAGATGCAGGGCAAGATAGATGCTGTCGTGATCGGCGCAGGCACGGGCGGAACTTTCACGGGGGTCGCACGCTACATAAAAGAGTGCTGCCCGGATGCGCTGGCCGTCTGCGTCGAATCGGAACATTCGGTTTACGGTGGCGGGACGCCCGGTTCGCACGCTGTGGAAGGAATCGGCTCGAGCTTCATTCCGAAGACCTATGACCCGAAGCTGGCGGACGAAGTGATCTCGGTAACCGACGCCGACGCCTTTGCCATGGTGAAAGAACTGGCAGTGATGGAAGGCGTGCTTGGCGGTTCCAGCGCGGGGGCGGCAGTGTGGGCCTCAATCGAGGTCGCCAAGCGGCTTGGGCCGGGTAAGCGCGTCGTTACGATGGTGGCAGACTCTGCGGAGCGCTACCTATCGAAGGACATCTTCAATTTCAAAGGGAAATAG
- a CDS encoding PLP-dependent aspartate aminotransferase family protein, protein MAKKNVAGFSTRAIHDGQEPEPLTGAVGVPIYATSTYVQDELGKPRLGYEYARVSNPTRDRLETNLASLEGGVASRVFASGMAAVMALCTMLKKGDHIVCSDNLYGGVPRLFNQVLVNYGLEFTYVDTSDVRNVERAIRRNTRYVYIETPTNPLMSLSDIEAISKLAHRKGAEVVVDNTFMSPYFQQPIALGADMVMHSTTKFLNGHSDGLGGVLVCTKKEQAEKLAFIQKAAGAIMSPFECWLVLRGVKTLALRMKQHDESGRVVADYLNTHRKVKKVFYPGLPHHPQYELARRQMSGFGSMITFETGSLNNAKKFLKKVRVCTLGESLGGVESLISHPATMTHAAVGAAGRKKIGITDGMVRLSVGVEEVEDIITDLEQALAAL, encoded by the coding sequence ATGGCTAAAAAGAACGTGGCAGGATTTTCGACGAGAGCGATTCACGACGGGCAAGAGCCGGAGCCTCTGACGGGCGCCGTGGGCGTGCCGATCTATGCAACTTCCACCTACGTGCAGGATGAGCTTGGAAAGCCGCGCCTGGGGTACGAGTATGCGCGCGTCTCCAATCCGACGCGAGACCGCCTCGAAACGAACCTGGCGTCGCTGGAAGGCGGAGTGGCATCGAGGGTATTTGCGAGCGGTATGGCAGCCGTGATGGCGCTCTGCACGATGTTGAAGAAGGGCGACCACATCGTTTGCTCGGATAACCTCTATGGGGGCGTGCCTCGCCTGTTCAACCAGGTGCTGGTGAACTATGGGCTGGAGTTCACCTACGTGGATACGTCGGACGTGCGAAATGTGGAGCGCGCCATCCGCCGCAACACTCGTTACGTTTACATTGAGACGCCGACGAACCCTCTGATGTCGCTGAGCGATATCGAAGCAATCAGCAAATTGGCACACCGTAAGGGTGCGGAAGTCGTGGTGGACAACACCTTCATGTCGCCGTATTTCCAGCAGCCAATCGCTCTGGGTGCGGACATGGTCATGCACTCGACGACGAAGTTTCTGAACGGGCACTCGGATGGGCTTGGCGGAGTGCTGGTATGTACGAAGAAGGAGCAGGCCGAGAAGTTGGCGTTCATACAGAAGGCTGCGGGCGCGATCATGTCGCCTTTCGAGTGCTGGCTGGTGCTGCGCGGCGTCAAGACGCTGGCGCTGCGCATGAAGCAGCACGACGAGAGCGGCCGGGTTGTCGCCGACTACCTGAATACGCATCGCAAGGTGAAGAAGGTTTTCTATCCCGGCCTGCCCCATCATCCGCAGTATGAACTGGCGCGGCGGCAGATGTCGGGCTTCGGATCGATGATTACCTTTGAGACAGGCTCGCTGAATAATGCCAAGAAGTTTTTGAAGAAGGTTCGCGTCTGCACGCTTGGCGAATCGCTGGGTGGCGTGGAGTCGCTGATCTCGCACCCGGCGACCATGACACACGCGGCAGTCGGCGCGGCAGGCCGCAAGAAGATCGGCATAACCGATGGCATGGTGCGCCTTTCCGTCGGTGTTGAGGAAGTGGAAGACATCATTACCGATCTGGAGCAGGCACTGGCGGCGCTGTAG